In a genomic window of Infirmifilum sp. NZ:
- a CDS encoding S16 family serine protease: protein MLRETISGVLLALVLLSTLAFTSPAPQQLKVIGSAWVLAPAVSQTDTGYVGSATNISVLVTEGWGDVFVSTYSLTQEDFQGAATAAARVVCNVLGLNFSQYNFYFKVASNAVIIGGPSAGVAMAVAVYSALTGEPVNRSVAVTGMISPDGTVGPVGGVYEKAQAMASSGVKLFLVPPGQSVVTTYKVVVRRIGPFQVYSTQPVTLNLTDYAMRNWGLRVVEVSTIEEALHYFFNAPLKPASQAKPIVTDDVRAKVNSVWSALEKLASDELSAARAYVNASTLTSLTKSALLRYLNAYAGSYLDAARKRRGDAGSIPLLTSSIAESRWVKLVVDYSEGRSLEAQVNSIRDEIATYLSLAEKAGAKDFAQLNFKVLAADLAIRASRLYNASASQWSSDPQSALQSLAYASALLEEAKLWLDGLSQDQSTSAFQQASTYLSIARTTWPYVYSVLSQTGSPSTLLDYASTYYSAATSLFSSGKYFLSAVAAARSIALAEAAMLDFQESASGSTVYVDVSSRRASEIASSAPNLLVSIYFYNQSLTATSDTDKLAYLKLSSELGSLTVELAKTFNATAMPTPGVQETPQPQPTPQPSQPQPRKGIWDRIAEWLNELYVRISLAIEGVVKFLRSLIGK from the coding sequence ATGTTGAGAGAGACAATCTCTGGCGTTTTGCTCGCGTTGGTTCTACTCAGCACACTTGCATTCACCTCCCCTGCCCCGCAGCAGCTGAAGGTGATCGGCTCGGCGTGGGTGCTTGCCCCGGCTGTGTCGCAGACTGATACCGGCTACGTCGGCTCAGCCACGAACATCAGCGTGCTCGTCACCGAGGGCTGGGGTGACGTCTTCGTCTCAACGTACTCGCTGACGCAGGAGGACTTCCAGGGCGCGGCTACAGCAGCCGCGAGAGTGGTGTGCAACGTTCTCGGGCTCAACTTCAGCCAGTACAACTTCTACTTCAAGGTCGCGAGCAACGCAGTGATAATAGGGGGGCCTAGCGCTGGCGTCGCCATGGCCGTGGCGGTCTACTCGGCTCTCACAGGCGAGCCCGTAAACAGGTCTGTGGCTGTTACGGGGATGATCTCCCCTGACGGCACGGTTGGACCGGTTGGTGGCGTCTACGAGAAGGCGCAGGCCATGGCCTCAAGCGGCGTAAAGCTGTTCCTCGTCCCACCGGGGCAGAGCGTGGTCACTACCTATAAGGTTGTGGTCAGGAGGATCGGACCGTTCCAGGTGTACTCGACTCAACCGGTGACTTTGAACCTCACCGACTACGCTATGAGAAACTGGGGTCTTCGCGTAGTCGAAGTCTCAACCATCGAGGAGGCGCTCCACTACTTCTTCAACGCTCCCCTCAAGCCGGCTAGCCAAGCCAAACCGATCGTCACGGACGACGTGAGAGCCAAGGTCAACAGCGTCTGGTCAGCGCTGGAGAAGCTCGCGTCCGACGAGCTGAGCGCGGCGAGGGCGTACGTGAACGCCTCAACCCTCACGTCGTTAACCAAGAGCGCCCTTCTCAGGTACCTGAACGCTTACGCTGGCTCCTACCTCGACGCGGCGAGGAAGCGCAGGGGCGACGCTGGGAGCATACCCCTCCTCACGTCGAGCATAGCGGAGTCGAGGTGGGTTAAACTGGTCGTAGACTACTCGGAGGGGAGGAGCCTAGAGGCTCAAGTCAACAGCATCCGCGACGAGATAGCCACCTACCTCTCACTCGCGGAGAAAGCGGGTGCAAAGGACTTCGCGCAGCTAAACTTCAAGGTTCTAGCCGCCGACCTCGCGATAAGAGCCTCAAGGCTCTACAACGCGTCAGCCTCCCAGTGGTCCTCAGACCCGCAGAGCGCTCTGCAGAGCCTAGCCTATGCCTCCGCGCTACTCGAGGAGGCTAAGCTCTGGCTCGACGGCCTCTCCCAAGATCAATCCACTAGCGCTTTCCAGCAGGCGAGCACGTACCTCTCAATCGCGAGGACGACGTGGCCGTACGTGTACTCGGTACTATCACAGACTGGTTCACCCTCCACCCTCCTCGACTACGCTAGCACGTACTACTCAGCGGCGACGTCGCTCTTCAGCTCAGGCAAGTACTTCCTATCGGCCGTTGCCGCGGCTAGGAGCATTGCCCTAGCTGAGGCGGCGATGCTCGACTTCCAGGAGAGTGCTAGCGGCTCTACGGTCTACGTTGACGTGTCCTCAAGGAGGGCTAGTGAGATCGCGTCGTCAGCCCCGAACCTCCTTGTAAGCATATACTTCTACAACCAGAGCCTAACCGCTACCTCGGACACCGACAAACTAGCCTACTTGAAGCTGTCCTCAGAGCTCGGAAGCTTGACTGTCGAGCTTGCGAAGACATTCAACGCAACCGCCATGCCAACGCCAGGTGTTCAGGAAACCCCGCAACCCCAGCCTACCCCACAGCCCTCTCAGCCCCAGCCCAGAAAGGGCATCTGGGATCGGATAGCGGAGTGGCTCAACGAGCTCTACGTGAGGATCTCTCTGGCCATTGAAGGAGTCGTAAAGTTCTTGAGAAGCCTCATAGGAAAGTAG
- a CDS encoding helix-turn-helix transcriptional regulator, which produces MLGKATALVPLLLLLVVSLGALAQSLQGSEELLVLPGGIIEGRITATSPAEDVFTITLPGQVQSLSVGSSLGAVPLYNLSGSTLAMLLEPGEAVNVTFVSRILSGDPATIVVDSWNQSLVVRIHSSYVLLGVEPVPDRIEREGEYLVLRYSRLGEDFSLSVVELPPETQQPPSPSPGAPQAPGVSGSLNPLTVAAAVLVAAVAVGVAVYLAKRGKRGGAVLTEDEEMIVEFLRSRGGKAYLSEIRSALGMPSTTALRRVRRLEEKGIVRTTRTSEGLLVALAR; this is translated from the coding sequence GTGCTCGGTAAAGCCACCGCATTAGTTCCTTTGTTGCTTTTGCTCGTCGTGTCGCTGGGGGCGCTAGCCCAGAGCCTGCAGGGCTCTGAGGAGCTACTTGTGCTGCCTGGAGGTATAATAGAGGGGAGGATCACGGCGACTTCTCCAGCCGAGGACGTGTTCACGATTACGCTACCGGGGCAGGTCCAATCCCTCAGTGTGGGGAGCTCGCTGGGAGCAGTCCCGCTGTACAACCTTTCCGGCAGCACTCTAGCCATGCTGCTTGAACCCGGAGAAGCGGTGAACGTAACCTTCGTGTCCAGGATCTTGTCAGGCGACCCCGCTACGATAGTTGTCGACTCCTGGAATCAGTCGCTAGTCGTCCGGATCCACAGTAGCTACGTGCTACTGGGAGTAGAGCCCGTGCCGGACCGCATCGAGAGGGAGGGAGAGTACCTTGTCCTGAGATACAGCAGGCTCGGGGAAGACTTCTCGCTGAGCGTTGTCGAACTTCCACCGGAGACGCAGCAACCGCCCTCACCGAGCCCGGGCGCTCCTCAGGCACCCGGTGTATCCGGTAGCTTAAACCCGTTAACCGTAGCCGCAGCCGTTCTGGTGGCTGCTGTAGCTGTGGGGGTTGCGGTCTACCTCGCGAAGAGGGGTAAGAGGGGCGGTGCTGTTCTAACAGAGGATGAGGAAATGATAGTGGAGTTCCTTAGAAGCCGCGGCGGGAAGGCGTACCTCAGCGAGATACGGAGCGCTCTGGGCATGCCTTCAACCACGGCCCTCAGGCGTGTGAGGAGGCTTGAGGAAAAAGGCATTGTGAGAACCACGAGAACCTCCGAAGGGCTACTCGTAGCCTTGGCAAGGTAG
- a CDS encoding DNA-binding protein: MSQESTVYIGEKPASTYVLEVLTLLKKGAKKLTVKARGHNISKAAEVTESIKRMTGDKVSYGQIKLYSEEVGEEAKEKSVPVIEIEIISHL, translated from the coding sequence ATGTCTCAAGAATCAACTGTGTATATTGGGGAGAAGCCTGCAAGCACATACGTGCTTGAGGTACTCACGCTTCTAAAGAAGGGAGCCAAAAAGCTGACCGTTAAGGCCAGGGGACATAACATATCTAAAGCCGCGGAAGTCACGGAGAGCATTAAGCGGATGACAGGTGATAAGGTATCGTACGGACAGATCAAGCTTTACAGCGAGGAAGTCGGTGAGGAGGCGAAAGAAAAGTCCGTCCCAGTGATCGAGATCGAGATAATTTCTCACCTCTAG
- a CDS encoding PqqD family protein has protein sequence MKPIFLAKKVRKENSIIGDGHFVASFLDFRGGIHYVNETSFKILSLCDGEKTVKEILETIEGEYLLKHSESIAGVYNVLLEGLRRGFLTNDGKRFKGFKPEIEGDLHVKHY, from the coding sequence ATGAAACCTATCTTCCTCGCTAAGAAGGTTAGAAAGGAAAACAGCATTATAGGTGATGGGCACTTTGTGGCATCCTTCCTTGACTTTAGGGGCGGAATACATTACGTTAACGAAACCTCGTTCAAGATACTCAGCCTGTGTGACGGTGAAAAAACCGTCAAGGAAATCCTGGAAACTATTGAGGGAGAGTACCTACTAAAGCACTCCGAGAGCATCGCAGGTGTGTATAATGTACTCTTGGAGGGGCTGAGAAGAGGTTTCCTAACAAATGACGGCAAGCGCTTCAAAGGCTTTAAACCGGAGATCGAGGGGGACCTCCACGTGAAACACTATTAA
- a CDS encoding ABC transporter ATP-binding protein, which produces MFTFFGERVGKYEKRVVKALDGVSFVAHSGEIVGVLGPNGSGKTTLLKVLAGLTIPTSGKAVVAGLDVVRDHEKLPRVVTYVPGLAAISLFTRPEMTVEWNLKRFADLAGLTPDAVREALERVELLEDASRRVGELSTGKLARLAIAFGLIKESQVYLMDEPFSGVSPEVKNRLLRMLKELVNEGATILYATHILSEAEQVCDRVLILHNGRVIADATPSILKRELELFETVELEVKVVEDPYSLVASLGEKAERLLKSEVEEDVLKMSVVTSDSREFIQHAINRVLAGNNKLLYVRVREPTLEDAYLSLLSKYATPALFEHKVKTCYVFTAGG; this is translated from the coding sequence TTGTTCACCTTCTTTGGGGAAAGGGTAGGGAAGTATGAAAAAAGAGTTGTAAAAGCTCTCGATGGAGTCTCATTCGTCGCCCATAGCGGCGAGATTGTGGGCGTTCTGGGTCCTAATGGTTCTGGAAAGACGACGCTACTGAAGGTGCTGGCTGGGCTAACTATACCCACGAGCGGTAAAGCAGTGGTTGCTGGCCTGGATGTGGTGAGAGACCACGAAAAGCTACCACGAGTGGTCACATATGTCCCGGGGCTTGCTGCCATAAGCCTCTTCACTAGACCCGAAATGACGGTCGAGTGGAATCTCAAGCGTTTTGCAGATCTGGCTGGTCTGACGCCTGATGCCGTGAGAGAAGCTTTAGAGCGCGTTGAGCTTCTAGAGGATGCTAGCAGGAGGGTTGGGGAGTTATCGACCGGGAAGCTTGCCCGCCTGGCTATCGCCTTTGGACTCATTAAGGAGTCTCAGGTCTATCTAATGGATGAGCCCTTCTCCGGGGTCTCACCGGAAGTAAAAAACAGGTTGTTAAGGATGCTTAAAGAGTTAGTGAATGAGGGAGCCACGATCCTTTATGCTACGCATATTCTGAGCGAGGCTGAGCAGGTTTGCGACAGGGTGCTCATCCTTCACAATGGGAGAGTCATCGCGGACGCTACTCCAAGCATTTTGAAAAGAGAGCTTGAGCTATTCGAGACGGTGGAGCTTGAGGTTAAAGTTGTTGAAGACCCTTACAGTCTCGTGGCATCTTTAGGCGAGAAGGCTGAGAGGCTTCTCAAGAGTGAAGTTGAAGAAGACGTGCTAAAAATGAGCGTGGTCACGTCTGATAGCAGGGAATTCATACAGCACGCAATTAACCGCGTGCTAGCTGGAAACAACAAGTTGCTGTACGTGAGGGTCCGTGAGCCTACTCTCGAGGACGCTTACCTTTCTCTTCTCAGCAAGTACGCTACACCGGCTCTCTTTGAGCATAAAGTTAAAACTTGCTATGTTTTCACAGCGGGTGGCTAG
- a CDS encoding ABC transporter permease, with amino-acid sequence MKRSLKDYTVNVYVWWFAYVPTELLNIGLTLASWFYYTRFVAGTTGQAEWFLSYILIALMIVPLLNIGVEQPEVTLRSLYRGHVSTGGFRVPVWAYYYLAGIPKAVAAVAGFTFELLRFLIEASIYLILGLIVFRVSFSPSANYIAALLVIILGFLASLTLGLLLANTFWLFLYREDVHINPFTWLVTTAANVVGGAYFPIEVLPSWLRPLSYLLPHTYVFSGVRKALLLGVPLEGVSEELAILSLYALLLPVAILLYRGTENFITYKARKL; translated from the coding sequence TTGAAAAGGAGCCTGAAGGATTACACGGTTAACGTCTACGTGTGGTGGTTTGCGTACGTGCCCACGGAACTCCTCAACATCGGACTCACGCTCGCTTCGTGGTTCTACTACACGCGCTTCGTTGCAGGGACGACAGGCCAGGCTGAGTGGTTTCTCTCGTACATACTAATTGCCTTGATGATCGTTCCTTTGCTTAACATAGGAGTTGAACAACCCGAAGTTACGCTGAGGAGCCTCTACCGGGGGCACGTGAGCACTGGAGGCTTCAGGGTTCCAGTGTGGGCATACTACTACCTGGCTGGAATACCCAAAGCGGTGGCTGCTGTGGCTGGCTTCACGTTTGAATTACTGCGATTTTTAATAGAGGCTTCCATATACTTGATCCTCGGGCTTATCGTGTTCAGGGTAAGCTTTAGCCCCAGCGCCAATTACATAGCGGCCTTGCTGGTGATCATTCTCGGTTTCTTAGCTAGCCTTACTCTCGGTCTGCTCTTGGCTAACACATTCTGGCTGTTCCTATACCGAGAAGATGTGCACATTAACCCCTTTACATGGCTTGTGACAACTGCAGCAAATGTTGTAGGAGGTGCGTATTTCCCAATTGAGGTGCTACCAAGCTGGCTCCGACCGCTGAGCTACCTATTACCTCATACGTATGTTTTCAGCGGAGTAAGGAAAGCTCTCCTCTTAGGAGTTCCGCTAGAGGGTGTTTCAGAGGAACTAGCGATCCTCTCCCTTTATGCCCTCCTTTTACCCGTAGCCATCCTGCTTTACAGAGGTACCGAGAACTTTATCACGTACAAAGCGCGCAAGCTGTAA
- a CDS encoding DUF1611 domain-containing protein, producing the protein MEAPKALILAEGLFRSTDGKTAHGLVRKSLRYRIVGVIDSTLAGRDAGEVLDGRPRGIRIYRNLDEALAEHPDTKYLIIGVATPGGRLPDLYREIVRSAILRGIGIVNGLHEFISDDPELGPLARQMGVEVIDVRKIFYNTRIFYTGKIKDVKALKVVVVGTDSAIGKRTVAHMVADELNARGVKTVFIGTGQTAWMQGAKYVFVLDSVVNDFIPGVLEDVVWRAYTEEKPRVLVVPGQGSLLHPVFPGSYEILNLLKPEVVILQHAPGRKTLDGFPEYPMPPLEKYLKLIELITDRPVFAITINTENLTHDEAKRVAAELEAKHGIPTVIPLLEGVGRLVDLILERFPEVKG; encoded by the coding sequence ATGGAGGCGCCTAAAGCACTGATCCTTGCCGAGGGCCTCTTCAGGTCAACCGACGGGAAAACCGCGCACGGGCTCGTCAGGAAAAGCCTGCGGTACAGGATAGTCGGCGTGATCGACAGCACCCTAGCGGGCCGCGACGCCGGTGAGGTTTTAGACGGGAGGCCCCGCGGGATCAGGATCTACAGGAACCTGGACGAGGCCCTGGCAGAGCACCCTGACACAAAGTACCTCATCATCGGGGTGGCCACCCCTGGAGGCAGGCTCCCGGACCTCTACAGGGAGATCGTCAGGAGCGCCATACTGAGAGGTATAGGCATCGTAAACGGCCTCCATGAGTTCATAAGCGACGACCCTGAGCTCGGCCCCCTGGCCAGGCAGATGGGGGTTGAGGTGATTGACGTCAGGAAGATCTTCTACAACACGAGAATCTTCTACACGGGGAAGATTAAGGACGTGAAGGCGCTCAAGGTGGTCGTCGTAGGCACGGACTCCGCCATCGGCAAACGCACGGTGGCCCATATGGTGGCCGACGAGCTAAACGCTAGAGGGGTGAAGACCGTATTCATAGGCACGGGTCAGACAGCGTGGATGCAGGGCGCGAAGTACGTGTTCGTCCTCGACTCCGTTGTGAACGACTTCATACCCGGCGTGCTGGAGGACGTCGTCTGGAGGGCGTACACGGAGGAGAAGCCTAGGGTCCTTGTCGTCCCCGGGCAGGGCTCACTACTCCACCCTGTATTCCCCGGGAGCTACGAGATCCTGAACCTCCTCAAGCCAGAAGTGGTCATCCTGCAGCACGCTCCGGGTCGGAAGACACTGGATGGCTTCCCAGAGTACCCGATGCCCCCTCTAGAGAAGTACCTTAAGCTGATAGAGCTGATCACAGACAGGCCCGTCTTTGCGATAACCATCAACACGGAGAACTTGACGCACGACGAGGCAAAAAGGGTTGCCGCAGAGCTCGAGGCGAAGCACGGAATCCCCACCGTCATCCCGCTACTAGAGGGCGTGGGGCGCCTGGTAGACCTGATTCTCGAGCGCTTCCCCGAGGTGAAAGGCTAG
- a CDS encoding pyridoxal-phosphate dependent enzyme, with the protein MEVDDDSSSKQLLARLLGLQTPLLRLRSLNRLLGFDGAPVYVKYEGTNPTGTHKDRAARAHIARAVDLGMDTITVGTCGNYGVAISYFARQAGLRAVIFVPKSYENSRVEEMKRYGAHVVFVEGTYEEAVEISSRAARANEWYDANPGTESDEVSTEAYSSIAREIISVLGDAPYAVSVPVGNGTTLVGIYLGFLRAYREGEATRIPRLIGGTTSLGNQIAASWRRGSAEPIALSRSEVRETPVNEPLVAYKSFNALEALEAIRVTGGRVYEFSDEDMLEMAMLLRVTERISSLPASASSILALKRLLAEGEVEGPLVAVVTGRWRRLKH; encoded by the coding sequence GTGGAGGTGGATGATGACTCATCTAGTAAACAGCTCTTAGCCAGGTTGCTGGGGCTCCAAACCCCCCTTCTCAGGCTCCGCTCCCTCAACAGGCTTCTCGGCTTCGACGGCGCTCCCGTGTACGTGAAGTACGAGGGTACAAACCCAACCGGCACCCACAAGGACCGGGCGGCGAGGGCTCATATCGCCCGTGCAGTCGACCTCGGTATGGACACCATTACTGTCGGCACCTGCGGTAACTACGGCGTAGCAATATCCTACTTCGCGAGGCAAGCCGGTCTACGCGCCGTGATCTTCGTCCCTAAATCCTACGAGAACAGCAGGGTCGAGGAGATGAAGAGGTACGGCGCGCACGTGGTATTCGTGGAGGGCACCTACGAGGAAGCCGTCGAAATCAGCTCTCGCGCAGCTAGAGCCAACGAGTGGTACGACGCTAACCCTGGAACAGAGTCCGATGAGGTGAGCACGGAGGCTTACAGCTCTATAGCCCGCGAGATAATCAGCGTCCTTGGCGACGCGCCATACGCTGTCTCCGTCCCCGTGGGCAACGGCACAACGCTCGTCGGCATCTACCTCGGCTTCCTCCGCGCCTACCGCGAAGGCGAGGCGACGAGAATACCCAGGCTCATAGGCGGAACAACGAGCCTAGGCAACCAGATCGCGGCGAGCTGGAGGAGGGGGTCCGCGGAGCCCATCGCCCTGTCGAGGTCCGAGGTCAGGGAAACCCCGGTAAACGAGCCACTGGTAGCCTACAAGTCCTTCAACGCCCTCGAAGCCCTTGAAGCCATAAGAGTGACAGGAGGCAGGGTTTACGAGTTCAGCGACGAGGATATGCTGGAGATGGCCATGCTCCTGAGGGTGACGGAGAGAATCAGCTCACTCCCAGCCTCTGCCTCATCTATCCTAGCTCTAAAGAGGCTTCTGGCTGAGGGGGAGGTTGAGGGCCCGCTTGTCGCGGTGGTAACAGGGAGATGGAGGCGCCTAAAGCACTGA
- a CDS encoding DUF554 domain-containing protein, which translates to MLGTVVNTLAVLAGSSIGLFAGKRIPGRVVRFLPEVVGLFTISLGLSMALKSERVVSLLFSLILGAATGGALGIHDGIERVASRYSRGNGRFVEGFMAAFLTFCVGPMTIVGSLRDGMGDPSIILAKSVMDGVVSVALASSLGVGVLFSAPALFLFQGSLALVGWLAGQVLPEFAVREVTAAGGVLLVGVGLNLLELKKIKVADGLPALLYAAVLPLLLTF; encoded by the coding sequence ATGCTCGGAACGGTCGTAAACACACTTGCCGTCCTGGCGGGCTCCTCCATCGGGCTCTTCGCTGGTAAAAGAATCCCCGGTAGAGTTGTAAGATTTCTCCCAGAGGTTGTAGGGCTTTTTACGATTTCTCTGGGGCTCTCAATGGCCTTGAAGAGCGAGAGAGTGGTCTCGTTGCTCTTCTCGCTGATACTCGGCGCCGCCACGGGGGGCGCGCTCGGAATACATGATGGCATTGAGAGGGTGGCGAGCAGGTACAGCCGGGGCAACGGCAGGTTCGTTGAGGGGTTCATGGCGGCTTTCCTCACCTTCTGCGTTGGACCAATGACTATCGTCGGCTCGCTACGGGACGGAATGGGTGATCCCTCGATAATCCTCGCGAAGTCGGTTATGGACGGCGTGGTGAGCGTAGCTTTGGCATCGTCGCTGGGCGTCGGTGTTCTTTTCAGTGCTCCCGCGCTTTTCCTCTTTCAGGGCTCTCTCGCGCTTGTCGGCTGGCTAGCGGGTCAGGTTCTCCCGGAGTTTGCTGTTAGAGAGGTGACAGCCGCGGGTGGTGTTCTGCTCGTTGGCGTGGGCTTAAACCTCCTAGAGTTGAAGAAGATCAAGGTAGCCGACGGCCTACCCGCCTTACTCTACGCCGCCGTCCTTCCGCTCCTCCTGACGTTCTAG
- a CDS encoding family 16 glycosylhydrolase — MKDEKSLFDDFEEKTPYWDYRVDNYASITVRDSKAILCSGPTEALYYSNAEISDGRFDDLPWEEKTFEAKIRMTDLHYGSAGWGFWNHSMVFDLSMPIWFIHLQSRGPYLFQGFFAQADTGFVPIKLYRGSLLIPSLLSRATGGAIGVTIYRSKPVFPDLDLREWHVYRVEWRSEKASFYIDDALIAVIPLSKRATSKARADVWIDNAVFGYNRRDAGQVYRHLTQENRSRSCVEVDYVKVY, encoded by the coding sequence GTGAAGGACGAGAAGTCGCTCTTCGACGACTTCGAGGAAAAGACCCCCTACTGGGACTACCGCGTCGACAACTACGCGTCAATAACCGTCAGGGACAGCAAGGCCATTCTCTGTAGCGGTCCAACCGAAGCTCTCTACTACTCCAACGCCGAGATCTCTGACGGGAGGTTCGACGATCTCCCCTGGGAGGAGAAGACGTTCGAGGCCAAGATCAGGATGACAGACCTGCACTACGGCTCTGCAGGGTGGGGCTTCTGGAACCACTCGATGGTTTTCGACCTGAGCATGCCTATATGGTTCATACACCTTCAGAGCAGGGGTCCGTACCTCTTCCAGGGCTTCTTCGCCCAAGCCGACACGGGCTTCGTGCCAATAAAGCTGTACAGGGGCTCCCTACTCATCCCTAGCCTGCTCTCTAGGGCTACGGGCGGCGCCATAGGCGTCACCATATACAGGAGCAAGCCGGTTTTCCCCGACTTGGATCTCAGGGAGTGGCACGTGTACAGGGTGGAGTGGCGGAGCGAGAAGGCTAGCTTCTACATAGACGACGCGCTCATCGCGGTAATCCCCCTCAGCAAGAGAGCAACCTCGAAGGCTAGAGCTGACGTGTGGATCGACAACGCGGTTTTCGGGTACAACCGGCGCGACGCTGGGCAGGTCTACAGGCACCTGACGCAGGAGAACAGGTCCAGGTCCTGCGTCGAAGTGGACTACGTGAAAGTCTACTAG
- a CDS encoding RpiB/LacA/LacB family sugar-phosphate isomerase: MRVAVGSDDTYYIARFVADELERRGFEVIRLGSLATGKPYPWPQVGLEVARLVAEGKADTGVVICYTGTGVSIAANKVKGVRAALCFDAKNARGARLWNDANVLALSARLLSEEVAKEILEEWFSVREPDPSERENIEFLKRVDAEG, translated from the coding sequence ATGAGAGTCGCTGTTGGCTCAGATGACACGTACTATATCGCTCGCTTCGTAGCAGACGAGCTCGAGAGGAGAGGTTTTGAGGTCATCCGCCTTGGCTCACTGGCAACCGGGAAGCCCTACCCATGGCCCCAAGTGGGCTTGGAGGTCGCCAGGCTGGTCGCCGAGGGGAAAGCCGATACAGGCGTGGTTATATGCTACACCGGCACGGGGGTCAGCATCGCAGCGAACAAGGTTAAGGGAGTGAGGGCGGCCCTCTGCTTCGACGCGAAAAACGCCAGGGGGGCTAGGCTCTGGAACGACGCAAACGTCCTCGCCCTGAGCGCCAGGCTCCTCTCAGAGGAGGTCGCCAAGGAGATCCTTGAGGAGTGGTTCTCCGTGAGGGAGCCGGATCCCTCCGAAAGGGAGAACATCGAGTTCCTTAAAAGAGTTGACGCGGAGGGGTGA